In a single window of the Methylococcus sp. Mc7 genome:
- a CDS encoding MarR family EPS-associated transcriptional regulator, with the protein MTPREQAQLQILKNLEDSPGISQRVLAERLGISLGKTNYLLKALLEKGLIKAGNFRRNDSKLGYLYLLTPQGIEQKLRLTRAYLARKEAEYEALRAEIAALQLELSASADSNATRNNPLQTPPNPIIDP; encoded by the coding sequence ATGACCCCGCGTGAACAAGCCCAATTGCAGATTCTGAAGAATCTCGAAGATTCTCCGGGTATCAGCCAGCGGGTGCTCGCCGAGCGGCTCGGCATCAGCCTGGGAAAGACCAACTACCTCCTCAAGGCGCTGCTGGAAAAAGGTCTCATCAAGGCCGGCAACTTCCGCCGCAACGACAGCAAGCTGGGCTACCTTTACTTGTTGACTCCGCAAGGCATCGAGCAGAAGCTCCGCCTCACCCGCGCCTATCTGGCGCGCAAGGAGGCGGAATACGAAGCGCTGCGTGCCGAGATCGCCGCGTTGCAGCTCGAGTTGTCGGCTTCCGCAGATTCGAACGCAACCCGTAACAATCCCCTCCAAACACCTCCAAACCCGATAATCGATCCATGA
- the gmd gene encoding GDP-mannose 4,6-dehydratase has product MTRKIALITGVTGQDGAYLSEFLLGKGYEVHGIKRRTSLFNTDRIDHLYQDPHVKDRRFILHHGDLTDSTSLVRIIQKVQPDEIYNLAAQSHVAVSFEEPEYTANADGIGALRILEAIRILGMEKKTRYYQASTSELYGLVQEVPQKETTPFYPRSPYAVAKLYAYWITVNYREAYGIYACNGILFNHESPVRGETFVTRKITRAMARIALGLQDCLYLGNLSALRDWGHARDYVEMQWLMLQQDQPDDFVIATGVQYSVRQFVDFAAEELGISVAWEGEGERETGRVVAVSSKDLKVKAGDVIVRVDPRYFRPTEVETLLGDASKAREKLGWTPQISLRELVKEMVQSDYTAAKRDALVKMAGFTAYDYHE; this is encoded by the coding sequence ATGACCCGAAAAATCGCTCTCATCACCGGCGTTACCGGCCAGGACGGCGCCTACCTTTCCGAATTCCTGCTCGGCAAGGGCTACGAAGTCCATGGCATCAAGCGCCGGACTTCGCTCTTCAACACCGATCGCATCGACCACCTCTACCAGGACCCGCATGTGAAGGACCGCCGGTTCATCCTGCATCACGGCGACCTGACCGATTCCACCAGCCTGGTCCGTATCATCCAAAAGGTACAACCGGACGAAATCTACAATTTGGCCGCCCAGTCCCACGTGGCGGTGAGTTTCGAGGAGCCGGAATACACCGCCAATGCGGACGGCATCGGTGCGCTGCGCATCCTGGAGGCCATCCGGATCCTCGGGATGGAAAAGAAAACCCGCTATTACCAGGCATCCACCTCGGAACTTTACGGCCTCGTGCAGGAAGTTCCGCAGAAGGAAACCACGCCGTTCTATCCCCGCAGCCCCTATGCCGTCGCCAAGCTCTACGCCTACTGGATCACGGTCAATTACCGGGAGGCCTATGGCATCTATGCCTGCAACGGCATCCTGTTCAACCACGAAAGTCCGGTTCGCGGCGAGACCTTCGTGACCCGCAAGATCACCCGCGCCATGGCCCGCATCGCCCTGGGACTGCAAGACTGCCTCTACCTCGGCAACCTGTCGGCGTTGCGCGACTGGGGCCACGCCCGCGACTACGTGGAGATGCAATGGCTGATGCTCCAGCAGGACCAGCCCGACGACTTCGTGATCGCGACCGGCGTCCAATACAGCGTCCGCCAGTTCGTCGATTTCGCCGCCGAGGAGTTGGGGATATCCGTGGCCTGGGAGGGCGAGGGCGAACGTGAAACCGGCAGGGTGGTTGCGGTATCCAGCAAGGATCTAAAAGTGAAGGCGGGCGACGTCATCGTCCGCGTCGATCCTCGCTATTTCCGCCCCACCGAAGTCGAAACCCTGCTCGGCGACGCCAGCAAGGCAAGGGAAAAACTCGGCTGGACGCCCCAGATCAGCCTGCGGGAACTGGTCAAGGAAATGGTCCAGAGCGACTACACCGCCGCCAAGCGCGATGCCCTCGTCAAGATGGCCGGCTTCACCGCCTACGACTACCACGAGTAA
- a CDS encoding nucleotidyltransferase domain-containing protein → MRLTDVQTAILKRVAAEVFGPQARLYLFGSHTDDSLRGGDIDLYVTGLSGTLDELLNAKLHFLVKAKRQLGDRRIDLVFAPAPGQAPLPIQRRAAQTGIPL, encoded by the coding sequence ATGCGCTTAACCGACGTCCAGACCGCAATTCTCAAGCGCGTAGCCGCCGAAGTATTCGGCCCCCAAGCGCGGCTTTATCTCTTCGGCTCGCATACCGACGACAGCCTGCGCGGTGGGGATATCGACCTGTATGTGACGGGGTTAAGCGGAACGCTGGACGAACTTCTGAATGCAAAGCTCCATTTCCTGGTCAAGGCGAAGCGGCAACTCGGCGATCGGCGGATCGATCTCGTCTTCGCACCGGCGCCGGGCCAGGCGCCTCTACCCATTCAGCGGCGAGCCGCGCAGACCGGAATTCCGCTGTGA
- a CDS encoding hydrogenase 4 subunit F, with protein sequence MSAVYWILGIPFAGMLYQARRGDAPEAGRLNTRLCGLVFLTSLVLAVEVLRQGTIELADLQFRVDAFNVYLVVLTAFVGTTTAMFSAPYMANEREHGRVNAARMRLYHAMYQGFMLTMYLVLTTNNLGLMWVAMEGATLATVLLVSLYRSPESIEAAWKYFILCGVGIAQALFGTVLLYFAAGQVEGMGEHGLQWSVLYAHAAELNPTVMSIAFVFLLVGYGTKIGLVPLHNWLPDAHSEGPTPMSAILSGLLLNDALYAVVRSKMLVDGSLQSPLAGRLMMGFGLLSFLVAALFLHRQRDVKRLFSYSSIEHMGIMTFAFGLGGPLATFAALMHMTVHSLTKSAIFVTVGHAAQIARTQRIEHIRGLMRTQPMVGWGLVLGVVAIAGMPPFGVFTSEFLVLTATMQEFPWLTPLLLLGIAIAFAGLFRHLHPMAYGPQPAGQAPVQANLWPVMAHLAIVLWLGLSIPGVLADWFSQATRLIAGSAPL encoded by the coding sequence GTGAGCGCAGTCTACTGGATTCTGGGCATCCCCTTCGCCGGGATGCTCTATCAGGCCCGGCGCGGCGATGCGCCCGAGGCCGGGCGGCTCAACACCCGCTTGTGCGGCCTGGTCTTCCTGACTTCGCTGGTGCTGGCGGTCGAGGTGTTGCGCCAGGGCACCATCGAGCTGGCTGACCTGCAGTTCCGCGTCGATGCCTTCAACGTCTACCTGGTCGTGCTGACCGCCTTCGTCGGAACGACGACGGCGATGTTCTCGGCGCCCTACATGGCCAACGAGCGTGAACACGGGCGGGTGAACGCCGCGCGCATGCGGCTCTACCATGCCATGTACCAGGGCTTCATGCTGACCATGTACCTGGTGCTGACCACCAACAACCTGGGGCTGATGTGGGTGGCGATGGAAGGCGCGACCCTGGCCACGGTGCTGCTGGTCAGCCTGTACCGCTCCCCGGAATCGATCGAAGCGGCCTGGAAATACTTCATCCTGTGCGGCGTCGGCATCGCCCAGGCGCTGTTCGGCACCGTGCTGCTCTACTTCGCCGCGGGCCAGGTGGAAGGGATGGGCGAGCACGGACTGCAATGGTCGGTGCTCTACGCCCATGCCGCCGAACTCAATCCCACGGTCATGAGCATCGCCTTCGTGTTCCTGCTGGTCGGATACGGCACCAAGATCGGGCTGGTGCCTCTGCACAACTGGCTACCGGACGCCCATTCCGAAGGCCCGACGCCGATGTCGGCCATCCTCTCCGGCCTGCTGCTGAACGACGCGCTGTATGCGGTGGTGCGCTCCAAGATGCTGGTGGACGGCTCGCTGCAAAGTCCGCTCGCCGGCCGGCTGATGATGGGCTTCGGCCTGCTGTCGTTCCTGGTCGCGGCGCTGTTCCTGCACCGCCAGCGCGACGTGAAGCGGCTGTTCAGCTATTCCTCGATCGAACACATGGGCATCATGACCTTCGCCTTCGGCCTGGGCGGCCCGCTGGCGACCTTCGCGGCCCTGATGCACATGACGGTGCATTCGCTCACCAAGTCGGCGATCTTCGTCACCGTCGGCCATGCCGCGCAGATCGCCCGGACCCAGCGGATCGAGCACATCCGCGGCCTGATGCGGACCCAGCCCATGGTGGGCTGGGGACTGGTGCTGGGCGTGGTGGCGATCGCGGGGATGCCGCCGTTCGGCGTCTTCACCAGCGAATTCCTGGTGCTCACCGCCACCATGCAGGAATTCCCCTGGCTGACGCCGCTCCTGCTGCTGGGGATCGCCATCGCCTTCGCCGGGCTGTTCCGCCATTTGCATCCCATGGCCTACGGACCGCAACCGGCAGGACAGGCGCCGGTGCAGGCCAACCTCTGGCCGGTGATGGCCCATCTCGCCATCGTCCTGTGGCTGGGACTCTCGATCCCGGGCGTGCTGGCCGATTGGTTCAGCCAGGCCACGCGGCTGATTGCCGGGAGCGCGCCGCTATGA
- a CDS encoding Rpn family recombination-promoting nuclease/putative transposase gives MKTDSLFYRIFQRWPELVLELAEIETSQASRYVFRSEEIKQTAFRIDGILAPPEDSDAPWVFVEIQFQPDDGLYRRLFAEVFLFLHRSDPPRAWRAVVLYPDQSIERIPVGYTSLLSLPEIRRVDLSALSGQDRKSLGWEILRILIAEDSEAAIQRARRLTRPEYRAQLPEAIDWPELLDFVETVMVYKLPRSTREEIQAMLGLTDIDLKQTRFYKDVLAEGRQEGRGEGRREEAVRLLKRLTQRRFGPLPPTAEAAIDGADLAVLEGWLDRVVDAPSLDAILENDEC, from the coding sequence GTGAAAACCGACAGCCTTTTTTACCGGATATTCCAACGCTGGCCCGAGCTGGTGCTCGAACTCGCCGAAATCGAAACCAGCCAGGCTTCTCGTTATGTGTTCCGCTCCGAGGAAATCAAGCAGACGGCCTTTCGGATCGACGGCATCCTGGCCCCGCCGGAAGACAGCGACGCTCCCTGGGTCTTCGTCGAAATCCAGTTCCAACCCGATGACGGTCTCTACCGTCGCTTGTTTGCCGAAGTGTTCCTGTTTCTGCACCGCTCGGATCCACCTCGCGCTTGGCGAGCGGTGGTGCTGTACCCCGACCAGAGCATCGAGAGAATTCCCGTCGGCTACACCAGTCTGCTCTCGCTGCCGGAGATACGCCGGGTAGACCTCAGCGCCCTGTCCGGGCAAGATAGAAAATCCTTGGGCTGGGAGATCCTGCGCATCCTGATCGCTGAAGACTCCGAGGCTGCGATTCAGAGGGCGCGCCGTCTCACCCGCCCCGAATATCGGGCACAATTGCCCGAGGCCATAGATTGGCCGGAACTGCTGGATTTCGTCGAAACCGTAATGGTCTACAAATTGCCACGGAGCACCCGTGAGGAGATACAAGCCATGCTGGGACTGACCGACATCGATCTCAAGCAAACCCGTTTTTACAAAGACGTGCTGGCCGAAGGGCGACAGGAAGGGCGTGGGGAAGGTCGCCGGGAAGAGGCTGTCCGCCTGCTTAAACGCTTGACACAGCGCCGTTTTGGCCCCCTGCCGCCTACGGCGGAGGCGGCGATCGACGGCGCCGATCTCGCGGTCCTGGAAGGCTGGCTCGATCGTGTCGTGGACGCCCCAAGCCTCGACGCCATTCTCGAGAATGACGAGTGTTGA
- a CDS encoding nucleotidyltransferase domain-containing protein has protein sequence MRLFGSRLDDGAQGGDVDLMLELLEPVDNPALLAAQLSARISRAMSGRKVDVLISAPNLMRLPIHEIALQEGVLL, from the coding sequence GTGAGGCTTTTCGGCTCCAGGCTGGATGATGGCGCCCAGGGCGGAGACGTCGATCTGATGCTCGAACTGCTCGAGCCGGTCGACAATCCCGCGTTGCTGGCCGCGCAGTTGTCGGCCCGGATATCCCGGGCCATGTCTGGACGCAAAGTGGACGTATTGATCAGCGCACCCAACCTCATGCGCCTGCCCATCCACGAAATCGCGCTCCAGGAAGGGGTGCTGCTATGA
- a CDS encoding respiratory chain complex I subunit 1 family protein yields MDWLLALIQAVLFMLLAPLFSGWLKWVKCLLQNRRPPPLWQPYRDLRKLFGKRPVVAETASWLFPVTPYVVFCTAALSGAIVPFFAVDLPTAAIADMIVLVGFFALGRFFLALAGMDVGTAFGGMGSSREMTIASLAEPAMLMATFTLALTASTTNISVAIDYLLDTGLALRPSFLFALGGLLLVAVAETGRIPIDNPATHLELTMIHEAMILEYSGRHLALIEWAGQIRLMLYGVLIANIFLPWGLAREFTPEALGIGAAAIATKLGVLAIVLALAETSVAKMRLFRVQEFLGFAYLLSLLGMLSHIILEV; encoded by the coding sequence ATGGACTGGTTGCTCGCTCTGATCCAGGCCGTGCTGTTCATGCTGCTGGCGCCGCTGTTTTCGGGCTGGCTCAAATGGGTCAAGTGCCTGCTGCAGAACCGCCGCCCGCCGCCACTGTGGCAGCCCTACCGCGACCTGCGCAAGCTGTTCGGCAAGCGCCCGGTGGTCGCCGAGACGGCGTCCTGGCTGTTTCCGGTTACGCCCTACGTCGTCTTCTGCACGGCGGCCTTGTCCGGCGCCATCGTGCCATTCTTCGCCGTCGACCTGCCGACGGCGGCCATCGCCGACATGATCGTGCTGGTGGGCTTCTTCGCCCTGGGCCGGTTCTTCCTGGCCCTGGCGGGGATGGACGTCGGCACCGCCTTCGGCGGCATGGGCTCGTCGCGGGAGATGACCATCGCCTCGCTGGCGGAGCCGGCCATGCTCATGGCCACCTTCACCCTGGCCCTGACCGCCTCCACCACCAACATTTCCGTCGCCATCGACTATCTGCTGGACACCGGCCTGGCGCTGCGGCCTTCCTTCCTGTTCGCGCTGGGGGGGCTGCTGCTGGTGGCGGTGGCGGAAACCGGCCGGATCCCCATCGACAACCCGGCGACCCATCTCGAGTTGACCATGATCCATGAAGCCATGATCCTCGAATACAGCGGCCGCCATCTGGCGCTGATCGAATGGGCCGGCCAGATCCGGCTGATGCTGTACGGCGTGCTCATCGCCAACATCTTCCTGCCCTGGGGACTGGCCCGCGAATTCACGCCCGAGGCGCTGGGCATCGGGGCCGCGGCCATCGCGACCAAGCTCGGGGTGCTGGCGATCGTCCTCGCCCTGGCCGAAACCTCGGTGGCGAAGATGCGGCTGTTCCGGGTCCAGGAGTTCCTGGGGTTCGCCTACCTGCTCAGCCTGCTCGGCATGCTGAGCCACATCATCCTGGAGGTCTAG
- a CDS encoding Uma2 family endonuclease → MGQAQAVAVPTPYERLMALPDNLVGEIVDGELYTQPRPAGPHALAEIGLSLELGGAFGKGRGGPGGWWILPEPELHFVRDVEVVVPDLAGWRRERMPAVPEDHRFEVVPDWVCEILSPHTAKKDRAIKLPLYARRGVAHAWLVDPQARILEGYELRDGAWLLLGTYKDDDPICLAPFDAVTFSLSELWT, encoded by the coding sequence ATGGGACAAGCACAAGCCGTTGCCGTACCGACGCCTTATGAGCGTCTGATGGCGCTGCCAGACAATCTGGTCGGCGAAATCGTCGACGGCGAACTCTACACCCAGCCGCGGCCGGCCGGGCCGCATGCTCTCGCCGAAATCGGTCTTTCCCTTGAGCTGGGAGGGGCTTTCGGAAAAGGCCGCGGTGGTCCCGGCGGCTGGTGGATTTTGCCGGAACCGGAACTGCACTTCGTCCGCGACGTCGAAGTCGTCGTGCCCGACCTTGCCGGCTGGCGCCGCGAACGCATGCCCGCGGTGCCCGAGGACCATCGCTTCGAAGTCGTGCCCGACTGGGTCTGCGAAATCCTCTCGCCCCATACGGCCAAAAAAGACCGGGCCATCAAGCTGCCGCTCTACGCCCGCCGCGGCGTGGCCCATGCCTGGCTGGTCGATCCGCAGGCGCGCATCCTCGAAGGATACGAGCTGCGCGACGGTGCCTGGTTGTTGCTCGGCACCTACAAGGATGACGATCCGATCTGTCTGGCGCCTTTCGATGCCGTGACTTTTTCGCTTTCAGAGTTGTGGACTTGA
- a CDS encoding GDP-L-fucose synthase, translating to MEASPRIYVAGHRGMVGSAIVRLLQRRGHTGILTRSHSELDLTDQVAVRAFFQAEKPDQVYVAAAKVGGIHANDTYPAEFIYQNLMIEANLIHEAWRAGVQKLLFLGSSCIYPKFAPQPMGEDALLTGTLEPTNEPYAIAKIAGIKLCESYNRQYGTDYRSAMPTNLYGPGDNYHPENSHVIPALLRRFHEAKESGARSVVIWGSGTPRREFLHVDDLAEACLHIMGLDKAAYDSCTEPMQSHLNVGTGEDITIRELAELIGQVTGFAGEIAFDTAKPDGTPRKLLNVQRLAACGWRARIPLREGLEQTYKAFLDETAQSSAGATPSRG from the coding sequence ATGGAAGCCAGCCCCCGCATCTACGTCGCCGGCCACCGCGGCATGGTCGGCAGCGCCATCGTCCGGCTGCTGCAGCGGCGCGGCCACACCGGTATCCTGACCCGTAGCCACTCCGAGTTGGACCTCACGGACCAGGTCGCCGTCCGCGCTTTTTTCCAGGCCGAAAAACCGGACCAGGTCTACGTCGCCGCCGCCAAGGTCGGTGGCATCCATGCCAACGATACCTATCCGGCCGAGTTCATCTACCAGAATCTGATGATCGAGGCCAACCTCATTCACGAGGCCTGGCGCGCGGGCGTGCAAAAGCTGCTGTTTCTGGGTTCCAGTTGCATCTACCCCAAATTCGCGCCGCAACCGATGGGTGAGGACGCGCTGCTCACCGGCACGCTGGAGCCCACCAACGAGCCCTACGCCATCGCCAAGATCGCCGGCATCAAGCTCTGCGAGTCTTACAACCGCCAGTACGGCACCGACTACCGCAGCGCCATGCCGACCAATCTCTACGGACCCGGCGACAACTACCACCCGGAAAACAGCCACGTCATCCCCGCGCTCCTGCGGCGTTTTCACGAAGCCAAGGAAAGCGGGGCGCGTAGCGTCGTGATCTGGGGCAGCGGTACCCCACGGCGGGAGTTTCTCCACGTGGACGACCTGGCCGAAGCCTGCCTCCACATCATGGGCCTCGACAAGGCGGCCTATGATAGTTGCACTGAACCCATGCAAAGCCATCTCAACGTCGGTACCGGAGAGGACATCACCATCCGGGAACTGGCCGAGCTCATCGGCCAAGTCACCGGTTTTGCGGGAGAAATCGCGTTCGATACCGCCAAGCCCGACGGCACGCCGCGCAAGCTGTTGAACGTTCAACGACTGGCCGCCTGCGGATGGCGGGCCCGGATTCCCTTGCGCGAAGGACTCGAACAAACCTACAAGGCATTCCTGGACGAGACCGCCCAGTCTTCGGCAGGGGCTACCCCGTCACGTGGCTGA
- a CDS encoding formate hydrogenlyase, with protein sequence MPAPAYSIYEQAILFIAALVVFSSFLMLGQKRLSGMIHLFAAQGALLAATTALAAYTLPYPHLYISALIIVALKVILIPAMLHRLIVRLAMHRDAEPLYLYGYVMMTAAALVMFSYYVVEPIEHLSTLATRNAMAVSLAVVLLGMLLMITRRQVVTHVIGFMAIENGLFFAAVASTQGMPMVVELGIAFDVLVAAVIFGVFFFHIRSSIDSLDVDRLNRLSEVEP encoded by the coding sequence ATGCCCGCTCCGGCTTACTCGATCTACGAACAGGCGATCCTGTTCATCGCCGCCCTGGTGGTCTTCTCTTCGTTCCTGATGCTGGGCCAGAAGCGCCTGTCCGGCATGATCCATCTGTTCGCGGCCCAGGGCGCCCTGCTGGCCGCCACCACCGCGCTTGCCGCCTACACCCTGCCCTATCCGCACCTCTACATTTCCGCTCTCATCATCGTGGCGCTGAAAGTCATCCTGATACCGGCGATGCTGCACCGGCTGATCGTCCGGCTGGCCATGCACCGCGACGCCGAGCCGCTCTACCTGTACGGCTACGTCATGATGACCGCGGCCGCGCTGGTGATGTTCAGCTACTACGTGGTGGAGCCGATCGAGCACCTCTCCACGCTGGCGACCCGCAACGCCATGGCGGTGAGTTTGGCGGTGGTGCTGCTGGGAATGCTGCTGATGATCACCCGCCGCCAGGTCGTCACCCACGTGATCGGCTTCATGGCGATCGAAAACGGCCTGTTCTTCGCCGCCGTGGCCTCGACCCAGGGCATGCCGATGGTGGTCGAACTCGGCATCGCTTTCGACGTGCTGGTCGCCGCCGTCATCTTCGGCGTGTTCTTCTTCCATATCCGTTCCAGCATCGACTCGCTGGACGTGGACCGGCTGAACCGTCTGAGCGAGGTGGAACCGTGA
- the hyfB gene encoding hydrogenase 4 subunit B, with translation MTLLLAYASVVAALSSGLLALLGEHRAAWAGTARRAAGLVRTPIPANLAQAANHSRRLPHAWRRLVFALLTASGVLALAAGGLQLHAGTAVSGQLPFGLPWLQWHVRFDTLSAFFLVVLGLGVIAAGVYGPGYTRQFAGQYSFGALGLFTGLFVAGMEGVLLADDAYFFVIAWEAMTVSSYFLVAYQHEHASHRRAAFLYLLMGEVGAIAIILAFGVLAAVSHSFAFDAWRDAHVTPVWGTAAFLLALAGFGMKAGLVPLHAWLPEAHPAAPAHISGLMSGVMLKIAVYGLLRFAFDLLGDVQWYWGAIVLGLGTGSAVLGILYAVVQSDLKRLLAYSSIENMGIVFMGLGLSMVFIGKGHVQLGLTGLAAALYHVLNHSLFKNLLFLAAGSVVHQTHQHDLERMGGLIKRMPVTAGLFLLGSVAIAGLPPLNGFVSEWLTFQAALQAASVVDNGILRGMVSVAAAILAFTAAVAAACFVKLYGVAFLGQPRERRSAHAREVSHSGMLWAPGMLAGLCLLLGVLPTWALDAMRPITRQLLGETLTSASAQGWLWLTPGGVGTASYSAPLVLLAMTLAWWFLRRLEHRGPEAAVRRAPAWDCGFGGLSPRMQYTAAAFAQPVRRIFAPVWDTVETSAPETAAAHPLQVTALRYRLEIGDRSWRWLYLPLTRVVEDLARRTTRIQTGQVRIYIAYSFVTLIVLLGVVS, from the coding sequence ATGACACTGCTTTTGGCCTATGCCTCCGTGGTGGCCGCGCTATCTTCGGGTCTGCTGGCGCTGCTGGGGGAACATCGGGCCGCATGGGCGGGCACGGCACGGCGGGCCGCCGGCCTTGTCCGGACCCCGATTCCCGCAAACCTCGCGCAGGCGGCCAACCATTCCCGGCGCTTGCCACACGCTTGGCGGCGCCTGGTATTCGCGCTGCTGACCGCGTCCGGCGTGCTGGCTCTGGCGGCGGGCGGCCTGCAGCTCCATGCCGGCACGGCGGTTTCCGGCCAACTGCCTTTCGGGCTGCCCTGGCTGCAATGGCATGTGCGGTTCGATACCTTGTCGGCCTTCTTTCTGGTGGTACTCGGCCTGGGCGTCATCGCTGCGGGCGTTTACGGTCCGGGCTACACCCGCCAGTTCGCCGGCCAGTACTCGTTCGGGGCGCTCGGGCTCTTCACCGGTTTGTTCGTGGCCGGCATGGAAGGCGTCCTGCTCGCCGACGATGCGTATTTTTTCGTGATCGCCTGGGAAGCGATGACGGTCTCGAGCTATTTCCTGGTGGCCTACCAGCATGAGCATGCCTCGCACCGGCGGGCGGCTTTCCTTTACCTGCTGATGGGCGAGGTGGGCGCCATCGCCATCATCCTGGCGTTCGGCGTCCTGGCCGCGGTTTCGCACAGCTTCGCTTTCGACGCCTGGCGGGACGCCCACGTCACGCCGGTCTGGGGAACCGCTGCCTTCCTGCTGGCCCTGGCCGGGTTCGGGATGAAGGCGGGACTGGTGCCGCTTCACGCCTGGCTGCCGGAAGCCCACCCCGCCGCGCCGGCCCACATTTCCGGCCTGATGAGCGGAGTGATGCTGAAGATCGCGGTCTACGGACTGCTGCGTTTCGCGTTCGACCTGCTGGGCGACGTGCAATGGTACTGGGGCGCGATCGTGCTGGGCCTCGGAACCGGCTCGGCGGTGCTCGGCATTCTGTACGCGGTGGTACAGAGCGATTTGAAGCGCCTGCTGGCCTACTCGTCGATCGAGAACATGGGGATCGTGTTCATGGGGCTGGGCCTTTCCATGGTCTTCATCGGCAAGGGACACGTGCAGCTCGGGCTGACCGGCCTGGCCGCCGCGCTGTATCACGTCCTCAACCATTCTCTGTTCAAGAACCTGCTGTTCCTGGCGGCGGGCTCGGTGGTCCACCAGACCCATCAGCACGATCTGGAACGCATGGGCGGCCTGATCAAGCGCATGCCGGTCACCGCCGGGCTGTTCCTGTTGGGCTCAGTCGCGATTGCCGGCCTGCCGCCGCTGAATGGCTTCGTCTCGGAGTGGCTGACCTTTCAGGCGGCCCTGCAGGCGGCGTCGGTCGTCGACAACGGCATCCTGCGCGGCATGGTCTCGGTGGCGGCGGCGATCCTGGCGTTTACCGCCGCGGTGGCCGCGGCCTGTTTCGTCAAGCTCTACGGCGTCGCCTTCCTGGGCCAGCCGCGCGAGCGGCGCTCGGCCCACGCCCGTGAGGTGTCGCATTCCGGCATGCTGTGGGCGCCGGGCATGCTGGCCGGCCTCTGCCTGCTGCTGGGAGTGCTGCCGACCTGGGCGCTCGACGCCATGCGCCCCATCACCCGCCAGTTGCTCGGGGAAACCCTGACCAGCGCCTCCGCCCAGGGCTGGCTGTGGCTGACTCCGGGCGGCGTCGGCACGGCCTCGTACTCGGCGCCGCTGGTGCTGCTGGCGATGACGCTGGCCTGGTGGTTTCTGCGCAGGCTCGAGCATCGCGGCCCGGAGGCCGCCGTCCGGCGCGCACCGGCCTGGGATTGCGGCTTCGGGGGCCTGAGCCCCCGGATGCAGTACACCGCCGCCGCCTTCGCTCAGCCGGTCCGGCGTATCTTCGCGCCGGTGTGGGATACCGTCGAAACCTCGGCCCCGGAAACGGCAGCCGCCCATCCCTTGCAGGTCACCGCCCTGCGCTACCGGCTGGAGATCGGGGACCGCTCCTGGCGCTGGCTGTACCTGCCGCTGACCCGTGTGGTCGAAGACCTCGCCCGACGGACCACGCGGATCCAGACCGGGCAGGTGCGGATCTACATCGCGTATTCCTTCGTGACGCTGATCGTTCTCTTGGGAGTCGTAAGCTGA